One Oncorhynchus gorbuscha isolate QuinsamMale2020 ecotype Even-year unplaced genomic scaffold, OgorEven_v1.0 Un_scaffold_16:::fragment_2:::debris, whole genome shotgun sequence genomic region harbors:
- the LOC124017113 gene encoding grancalcin-like: MAYPGYGGYGGPMQGMQPQGMPMQGGLMGGPPQTGYPQNGGGYPGTFAAPPQQPVNDPMWGYFTTIAGQDGEIDAEELQRCLTQTGISGTYTPFSLETCRIMIAMLDRDMTGKLGFNEFKELFAALSGWKQNFMMFDQDRSGTVEPHEMTQSISAMGYRISPQALNAVIKRYSKAGRIYFDDYVACAVKLRALTESFRRRDQMQQGAVNFQYDDFILCTMAI; encoded by the exons TATGGAGGACCAATGCAAGGCATGCAACCCCAGGGTATGCCCATGCAGGGTGGACTCATGGGAGGCCCACCCCAGACAGGCTACCCCCAGAATGGTGGAGGCTACCCTGGTACCTTTGCTGCACCTCCTCAGCAGCCTGTTAATGACCCCATGTGGGGGTACTTTACTACCATAGCAGGACAG gATGGGGAGATTGATGCAGAGGAGCTTCAGAGGTGTCTTACACAGACGGGTATCAGTGGCACCTATACTC CCTTCAGTTTGGAGACATGTAGAATCATGATCGCAATGCTGGAT AGAGACATGACCGGAAAGCTGGGCTTCAATGAGTTCAAGGAGCTGTTTGCTGCCTTGAGTGGCTGGAAGCAGAACTTCATGATGTTCGACCAGGACCGGAGTGGCACGGTGGAACCCCATGAGATGACCCAGTCCATCTCCGCTATGG GCTACAGGATCAGCCCGCAAGCTCTGAACGCTGTCATCAAACGCTACAGCAAGGCTGGACGGATCTATTTTGATGACTATGTCGCATGTGCTGTGAAGCTTCGCGCCCTCACAG AGAGCTtcaggaggagagaccagatgcaGCAGGGGGCTGTCAACTTCCAATACGATGAC